The Candidatus Eisenbacteria bacterium genomic interval GGCTTGCCGGGCTGATCGCACGCCCGGAACGTTGGCGAAACAGGATAGGGTTTCTGCCCGGCGTCCCTGCGAGGGATTCTCGTGTCAGAGCCAGAGTGTGGGTTCATGCTTCTTCCGTGGGAGAAGTCAAGGCCGCGACCAGACTCGTCAGAGAGATGTCGAGTAGACTGGGTGTGGAGGTGGTCTTTTCCACAATGACTGCCGCGGGGCTTTCCGTCGCGAAGGCGGAGTTGTCTGAGCCGGTCTGTTTCTTTTACGTTCCTATCGACGTCCCGTTCATTCAGCGAAGAGCGGGCAGGCGGATCAAGGCCGACGTTCTGCTCCTGGTTGAGACCGAGCTCTGGCCCTCTCTCATTCTCGAGGCCAAGGCCAGAGGGACAAGAGTTGCCGTGGTGAACGGAAGGATCAGCGCAAGGGGATTCGATAGATACAAGAGGTTCGGGTGGCTTTTTGCGCCGACCTTGCGCCTTCTTGACGCAGTGGTCGCGCAAAGCGAGGTGCATGCCGGGCGCTACGAGGAACTCGGAGTGCCCGCCGAGAGAGTGATGATCGGTGGCAACACAAAACAGGATTTGCAGATTGCTCTCGCCGAAGGAATCGGTCTCAGGGAGAGAGTCGGCTGGTCCTCATCCGACGTCGTCCTGGCGGCGGGGAGCACGAGGCCTGAAGAGGAGAAGATAATCTGCGAGGGTTTCGTTCGTGCAAGAGCTTCTTCCCGGGCGTTGAGACTTGTGCTGGCTCCCAGGCACCTGAGACGCGCGGCGGGCGTGGTAAAGATCGTCTCCTCATTCAATCTTAGGGCAGCGAGGTGGAGTGAGCTCAATGCCGGGGCTCTGTCCGGCGCAATACTGGGCGGCGGTCCGGTTCAGTCTGCGCAGGTCGATGTCTTGGTGTTGGACACGATAGGGGAACTGGTGGCCGCGTATCAGGAGTCGGACGTTGCCTTCATCGGCGGTACGCTGTCCGGGCACGGCGGGCACAACGTGCTGGAGCCTGCCGCGGCAGGGTTGCCCATAATTGCGGGACCGTCGAGAGAGAATATTCATGACGATTGTGATGCTCTTGCGAGAAGGGGAGCCCTTCTGAGCGTCGACTGTGCGCGTGACGTTTCAGAGACGCTCACGGTGCTTGCAGCCTCGCGAGACGAAAGACTGCGGCGCGGGAAGGAAGCCCTGGCTTTTTACGATTCGAGACCTGTGGCCTCGCTCCTCACTTTGGAGTATCTGCGAAAGGCGTGCCTGCTGTGAGAGATTCTCTGCAAGGGATTATGCAATACATTGAACAACACGAGCGTCACGCCTGGTTGAGGGTTGCGGCTTCTCCACTTCTTGCGCTTTCGTGGGTGTACGAAGTCGGACTCAATCTGAGATGGATTCTCCAGGAATTGAGGAACAAGGCGAGCGTCCCTTGCCCGGTCGTGTCTGTAGGAAACATGACAGTGGGGGGTACCGGCAAGACCCCCACCGTGGCCTGGGTCGCCGAGTTCTTGGTTCGAAACGGAATCAGGATCGCGATCGTGAGTCACGGATATGGCGGAGGCGGACGCTTCGTCTTGTTGAGGGATCAGGTGCCGCGCGCCGACATCGCCGCCATGGCGGGAGACGAAGCGGTGCTGCTCTCGCACACGTTGCCGGGCGTGCCGGTTGCTTCCGGGAGAAGAAAAGCGAGGGTGCTCTTGAGAGCTTGGAGACGACTCAGGCCGGACGTGATTGTTATTGACGACGGCTTTCAGTCCATCTCGATCCGAAGAGATCTCGACGTGGTTGCCGTGGACGCCACAAACCCCTGGGGCAGCGGACATCTTCTTCCCAGGGGGCGCCTCAGGGAGAAGAGGGAGAATCTTTCGCGAGCCGACGTGGTCGTTCTGACCCGGTGTAATCAGTGCGGTGATTTCTCGCTGCTTGTTGAAGAGATCAAGACACTGACCGATGCTCCGATCGTCAAGGCCGATCACGTCGTCAGGGGAGTGCGGAAGCTTGATACCGATGCGCAGGCCGAACCCAAGGTCTTGGCCGGCGCCGGCGTTTACGCTTTCTCGGCCATTGCCAATCCCGCTTCCTTTGAGCGAACACTGCAGGACGCAGGCGCTTCCCTGGTAGGCGTCAGGAGATTTTCCGATCACCATTTCTTCTCCGCAGAGGACTTGGCGGAAGTTGAGAGCGAGGCAGTGTTCGCGAGGGCCAAGTTCCTGGTCACCACTGAGAAGGACGCGATGAGGCTGCCTTCAGCGTGGACTCTGAATCGCGGCATCCCACTCCTGGCGGTGGGGATTTCGCTCAGCGTCACCGAAGGAAGGGAGATTCTCGAGAGTCTCCTCCTCGGCTTGTTCTCAAGGCGCGCCAATTGAATTGAAGTATTGCGCGGGCGGTCATATAGTGGGAAGTGAGACGGCCCCTTGCGCGAGTCGAGTGCGTGACGATTTAGGCGGCGAGAGACACAGCTCTGTGCCCGGCATCGCGGGACGAGAGCGACCTGATGAGAAGAAATCATGGCGACAACGACTAAGAGAAGCGACTTTCTCGTTCTAGGCAGCGGGATAGCCGGGCTGAGTTTCGCTCTGAAAGTGGCTGACAGAGGCACCGTGACCATCGTCACGAAAAAGGAGAACTATGAGTCCAACACCAACTACGCTCAAGGTGGCATGGCGTGTGTGCTCTCTGACGATGACAGCTTTGATCTCCACGTGAAGGACACACTGCGTTGTGGCGTCGGTCTGAGCAAGAGGGAGGCCGTGGAACTACTGGCCAGTGAAGGCCCGAGACTTGTGAGGGAGCTGCTTGAACTCGGCGTCAAGTTCTCCACGGACGAACGAGTGCCGTGGGGGCTGGCGTTGGGCATGGAGGGAGGTCACTCGCGGCGGAGGATAGTACACTCCAACGACCTCACGGGACGCGAGATCGAGAGGGCCCTGCTTGCGGCCGTACTTCGACACCCCGGAATCACTCTGATCGAACATTGCATCGGCGTGGAGCTCATAACTGAAGAATCGCGGCTGCCCGGCGGGAAGGGAAAGGCACCCGTCTGTTGGGGAGCTCGCGTTCTGAACACGCAGAGCGGCAAGTTCGCGTCTCTCACCGCGAGTCACACCCTGCTTGCGACCGGTGGTTGCGGAAAGGTTTATCTTTACACGTCCAATCCTGACATCGCGACGGGCGACGGGCTGGCCATGGCCTATCGGGCAGGGGCGGCCGTCGCCAATCTCGAATTCGTGCAATTTCACCCGACGTGTTTGTTTCACCCCGAGGCCAAGTCGTTTCTCATCTCGGAGGCCGTGCGCGGTGAAGGCGCCGTCGTCACGACCACGGACGGAAAGCCGTTTCTGGAGAGATACCACGAGCTTGGCAACCTCGCGCCACGCGATGTCGTTGCCAGGGCGATAGACAGAGAGATGAAACTCAGGGGGGACCAGCACGTCTTCTTGGACATGAGGCCGATCGGAAAGGAGAGAATCCCCGAGCGTTTCCCTCACATTTATTCGAAACTCAAATCGTTGGGAATGGATCCCACCGAGGAACCCATTCCCGTCGTGCCTGCCGCCCACTACATGTGCGGCGGGGTGGTCACAGACCTGTCGGGGAGAACGACGGTAGGGAGGCTCTATGCGTGCGGAGAGGTAGCGTGCACGGGCGTTCACGGAGCCAACAGGCTGGCCAGCAACTCGCTTCCCGAGGCGTTGGTCTTCGCCGAAAGGGCGGCTCAATCGGCGCTTGCGCGCGCCTCCGCAGTGCCGCCCGAGGTACCTCCTTCGGATGCCGGTGCGGCCAAGAGGGTCGGTGAAGTCGTGGCGATAAAGCACGACTGGCAGGCGTTGAGAAAACTTATGTGGGATTACGTGGGAATCGTTCGGACCGACGAACGCCTGCGCGTGGCGTCCCGGCGACTCGCCGTGATGCGCGAGACGTTTGAGGACCACTGCACAGGATCGGGTCTCCACGCCGACCTCATCGAACTCAGAAACATAGGGCTGGTGGCGGAACTGATAGTCAGTTCCGCCATGTCGCGAAAAGAAAGCAGAGGCCTGCACTACAATCTTGACCATCCGAGGAGAAATGATAGAGAATGGAAGAAGGACACGGTCATGTCCAGAGACGAAGGTCTCTCCTGCGTGCCTTCCTTCCTCGCGTGGGGAAGCTGAAGGCGAAACGTGCAGGGAAGTTCTGCCCCGGCGTCGTCGCCGAGCGACTGGTGAGAGAAAATGGAACGCGATTCAGATTTTTACGAAAGAGTGGAGAGGATAGTCGAGAAGGACCCGCGCTACAAGGTCGCGGCCTACGCTTTTGTCATGCTGGCGCTCAACTATACTCTTTCCAAGCTGGACAAACCGAGGCACGTCACGGGCAGGGAATTGCTCGCCGGCATAAGAGAGTTTAGCCTGACTCAGTATGGACCGATGACAAAGACGGTCTTCGACTACTGGGGAATTCGAGCCACGCGTGACTTTGGCGAGATCGTGTTCAATCTTGTCGAAAACAAGCTCTTGGGCAAGACGGAAGAGGACAGAGTGGAGGATTTCGAGAACGTCTACGACTTCGAAGAGGAATTCGTTACTAAGTATCCCTGGTGACGTTCGGGAGGAGCGAGGAGCATGGGGGTTTTCTTCAGACTTCTTGGGTACGTAAGACCGTATTGGCGCAAGCTCACTTTGGCGCTTGCATGCATGGTGATGTTCGCCTTCTTCAGCGGGTTCTCGATAGGCATGATCTCACCCTTCATTGAGGTTCTCTTCGAGCAGCCCACAGAACAGCAGAGGGCGGAACTGAGAGAGAACGTCTCTGTGAATAGTGTGACCCCGGGCGACCTCGCGCAGATCAAAGAATACATCAAGGTCCAGACTCAAAAATACCTCCTGTCGTCCAGACCTCTGGTCTCTCTGGAGCGAATTTGTTTCGTGATTCTGATAGTGATGCTTCTCAAGAATATCTTCAACTACTGCCAGACCTTTCTCATCGCCGCCGTTGAACAGAGGGTCATAAAGGATCTGAGGGACCGTCTCTATTCTCATCTCTACAGGCTGCCGCTGTCCTTCTTTCATTCACAGATGACCGGGCGCCTCATATCGAGGATCACCAATGACGTGAGCATGATAAGGGGAACCATTACCGGCGTTTTTAGCAACGTCGTGCGCGACTTGCTGCTTCTCTGTGTCTGCATATTCTGGGTTTTTTGGGCGAGCTGGAGATTGGCCTTCGTGTCGCTCATAGTGCTTCCCCCGAGCATGTTCCTCATCGTGACAATCAGTAAGAAGCTGAGAAGAGACAGCACTCTCATTCAGGAGAGGATGGGCGACATCACTTCCGTGCTCCAGGAGACGATATCGGGAATGAGGGTCGTAAAATCGTTCAGAATGGAGGAGTTCGAGAAGAACAAGTTCTTTCGTTTCACGAGGGCCCATCTTGCTTCTTTTCTGAGACTGACGAGGATTGGCGCCCTGGCATCGCCTCTGTCCGAATATCTTGGCGTGATGGTAGGAACGGTGGTGCTCTGGTTTGGCGGCAGGCAGATTCTTCAAGAGCGCACGCTCGAGCCCAAGGCGTTCTGCGTGTTTCTGTTTGCCATGTTTTCCATCATGGCGCCGCTAAAGAGCCTCAGTCAGGTCAACACGAAAATCCAGGAAGGGCTGGCGGCGGCAAAGAGGGTGTTCAAGCTTCTGGATACCGAGCCTCCGATAGCGGACAGACCGAACGCCACGAGGATTCAGTGGCTCCGAGATTCGATCGAGTTTCGAAACGTGAGCTTCAGTTACGACGACGTGAAGGACGTTCTTGAGGACATCAGTTTCAGCGTCAAGGTCGGCCAGGTGCTCGCGATAGTGGGACCCAGCGGGGCAGGGAAGTCCACCCTGGTCGATCTGCTGCCGAAATTCTACATCCCGACGTCGGGTGTCATCTGCTTTGATGGAAGAGACGCGCTTGACATTACCACGGATTCCTTGAGGGCACTCATGGGAATCGTGACCCAGGAAACGATTCTGTTCAACGACACGGTCAGGAACAACATCGCGTACGGTCTGCAAGACACCCCTGAAGAGGACGTCGTGCGGGCGGCGAAGACCGCCAACGCGCATCAGTTCATAGAGACGATGCCTTCAGGTTATCAGACCGTGATCGGCGACAGGGGCGTGCGCCTCTCCGGAGGGCAGAGGCAGAGGATCGCGATCGCAAGGGCAATCCTCAAGAATCCTCCCGTGCTGATTTTCGATGAGGCCACTTCTGCCCTCGACACTGAATCCGAGCTTCTCGTCCAACAGGCCATAGAGAGGCTCATGGAGAACAGAACCACCTTCGTCATCGCTCATAGACTTTCGACGATTCAGCGTGCGGATTTGATAGTAGTGCTGGACAGGGGCAGGATAGTCCAGCGGGGCACTCATGAGAGCTTGCTCTCGGAGGAAGGGTTGTACAAGAGGCTTTACGAGCTTCAGTTCGCATTCTCGGATTCCGTGCGAACGACCGAGGCCGTGCAGTGACTCTTGCCGGTCTCGAGCGAAAGGTTCCCCTTGACCTTACACACGTCCCGGCGTTCCTGTGAAATGGGTGCCTCTCCCAGGATACTCGTGATCAGGCTTAGCTCGCTCGGAGACGTTGTTCTTGCCACCTCTGTGCCCGCTGTTCTCAAGAGCGAGTTTCCCGGCGCCCGCGTCGCCTTTCTCACAAAAGACGCCTTCGCTGAAGTCCTGGGCAACAACCCGAACATAGACCAGACGATTCCACTCACGGCGAGTGAGAGTTCTTTCTCCGGCCTTTTCAGAATCGCACGGAGGCTCAAGGTCGAACGTTTTGACCTTGTGATTGATCTGCAGGCGAACCCGCGCACTATTCTCCTTTGCGCCCTCATCTCGCCCCGAAGATGCGTGAGAGCGGACAGAGATTCACTCGTCAGGCACGGCGCCGTCAGGTTCAAGAGTCTATTACCCCGCCGCGGCAGGCACGTCGTTCAACGTTATCTTGCCCCCGTCCAGAAATTGCTCGGCCCGGTGCCCGCACTCAAGCCGCAGATGTTCGTCGCGGAGGGCGAGAAGGAATCCGCAAGGCAGTTTCTCCGCTGCGTCCAGGGCCCGTCGGCGCGCTCGGCTGACGGCCCGACTGTGGCCATTTGCCCCGGGGCGAGGTGGAAGACGAAGGTTTGGGGTGCCGGCAGCATGAGTCTTCTTGCCAAGGCACTCGTAAGAGCCGGCTACGGAGTACTGGTCCTCGGCGGCGAGGCTGACGAGGCAATTCTCCGGGAGATGAAGTCGCTCTGCGAGAACGAGAAGGCCGTGAGATTCCACACCGGCGGCCTCAGAACCATTGCGGCGTTGATGTCGCAGTGCGATTGCGTCGTCTCGAACGATTCCGGCCTCATGCACATGGCCTACGCGGTGGGGACGCCGGTCGTTGCGATCTTTGGTTCCACAACTCCCGAGTTCGGGTTCTACCCGCCTGATTCCAGGTCTACGGTCATATCGAAGTCTTTTCAATGTAAGCCGTGCGACGTCCACGGCAAGAACGAATGTCCGAAGGGCGATTTTAGATGCATGAACTCGGTGGAAGTTTCGGAAGTCATGGACGTTGTCGACGCGACTCTCAAACGAGCGAGTGGACGTGGCGAGCGGACTCCACGGGGAGTCGTCTCTCGAGAGGCGCGTTCTCTCAGGATCGAGTCGCCTCGTTTTGTCCTCGGCGAAGGCGAACCCGCACCCTCCGGCAATGCCTGGGGCGGCGGCGGCGTGCCCTCCCAGGGTTCCATCGTTGTGCGGGTG includes:
- the lpxK gene encoding tetraacyldisaccharide 4'-kinase, producing MQYIEQHERHAWLRVAASPLLALSWVYEVGLNLRWILQELRNKASVPCPVVSVGNMTVGGTGKTPTVAWVAEFLVRNGIRIAIVSHGYGGGGRFVLLRDQVPRADIAAMAGDEAVLLSHTLPGVPVASGRRKARVLLRAWRRLRPDVIVIDDGFQSISIRRDLDVVAVDATNPWGSGHLLPRGRLREKRENLSRADVVVLTRCNQCGDFSLLVEEIKTLTDAPIVKADHVVRGVRKLDTDAQAEPKVLAGAGVYAFSAIANPASFERTLQDAGASLVGVRRFSDHHFFSAEDLAEVESEAVFARAKFLVTTEKDAMRLPSAWTLNRGIPLLAVGISLSVTEGREILESLLLGLFSRRAN
- the nadB gene encoding L-aspartate oxidase, which translates into the protein MATTTKRSDFLVLGSGIAGLSFALKVADRGTVTIVTKKENYESNTNYAQGGMACVLSDDDSFDLHVKDTLRCGVGLSKREAVELLASEGPRLVRELLELGVKFSTDERVPWGLALGMEGGHSRRRIVHSNDLTGREIERALLAAVLRHPGITLIEHCIGVELITEESRLPGGKGKAPVCWGARVLNTQSGKFASLTASHTLLATGGCGKVYLYTSNPDIATGDGLAMAYRAGAAVANLEFVQFHPTCLFHPEAKSFLISEAVRGEGAVVTTTDGKPFLERYHELGNLAPRDVVARAIDREMKLRGDQHVFLDMRPIGKERIPERFPHIYSKLKSLGMDPTEEPIPVVPAAHYMCGGVVTDLSGRTTVGRLYACGEVACTGVHGANRLASNSLPEALVFAERAAQSALARASAVPPEVPPSDAGAAKRVGEVVAIKHDWQALRKLMWDYVGIVRTDERLRVASRRLAVMRETFEDHCTGSGLHADLIELRNIGLVAELIVSSAMSRKESRGLHYNLDHPRRNDREWKKDTVMSRDEGLSCVPSFLAWGS
- a CDS encoding ABC transporter transmembrane domain-containing protein, whose product is MGVFFRLLGYVRPYWRKLTLALACMVMFAFFSGFSIGMISPFIEVLFEQPTEQQRAELRENVSVNSVTPGDLAQIKEYIKVQTQKYLLSSRPLVSLERICFVILIVMLLKNIFNYCQTFLIAAVEQRVIKDLRDRLYSHLYRLPLSFFHSQMTGRLISRITNDVSMIRGTITGVFSNVVRDLLLLCVCIFWVFWASWRLAFVSLIVLPPSMFLIVTISKKLRRDSTLIQERMGDITSVLQETISGMRVVKSFRMEEFEKNKFFRFTRAHLASFLRLTRIGALASPLSEYLGVMVGTVVLWFGGRQILQERTLEPKAFCVFLFAMFSIMAPLKSLSQVNTKIQEGLAAAKRVFKLLDTEPPIADRPNATRIQWLRDSIEFRNVSFSYDDVKDVLEDISFSVKVGQVLAIVGPSGAGKSTLVDLLPKFYIPTSGVICFDGRDALDITTDSLRALMGIVTQETILFNDTVRNNIAYGLQDTPEEDVVRAAKTANAHQFIETMPSGYQTVIGDRGVRLSGGQRQRIAIARAILKNPPVLIFDEATSALDTESELLVQQAIERLMENRTTFVIAHRLSTIQRADLIVVLDRGRIVQRGTHESLLSEEGLYKRLYELQFAFSDSVRTTEAVQ
- the waaF gene encoding lipopolysaccharide heptosyltransferase II, encoding MIRLSSLGDVVLATSVPAVLKSEFPGARVAFLTKDAFAEVLGNNPNIDQTIPLTASESSFSGLFRIARRLKVERFDLVIDLQANPRTILLCALISPRRCVRADRDSLVRHGAVRFKSLLPRRGRHVVQRYLAPVQKLLGPVPALKPQMFVAEGEKESARQFLRCVQGPSARSADGPTVAICPGARWKTKVWGAGSMSLLAKALVRAGYGVLVLGGEADEAILREMKSLCENEKAVRFHTGGLRTIAALMSQCDCVVSNDSGLMHMAYAVGTPVVAIFGSTTPEFGFYPPDSRSTVISKSFQCKPCDVHGKNECPKGDFRCMNSVEVSEVMDVVDATLKRASGRGERTPRGVVSREARSLRIESPRFVLGEGEPAPSGNAWGGGGVPSQGSIVVRVPNWVGDVVMAYPALGALRNCTRGLRIVAVAHERVASLLESAPFMDEVLVIKGKGVVGPVRTARALRAGRFALGIVMPDSFSSAFLFRLGGVKRIVGFRGEMRNAFLRTGVSKKNWCHLSEQYAQLLPRGCEIDRKVGLQVSHDGVSRARKILEEAGVWENTKLAIVAPGASYGETKRWPEERYTDLVRLLVEKAQFQVILVGNLADEELCARIARKAGRSTVNLSGQTTLPDLAAIASIASVFVGNDSGAAHVAAASGCPVVVVVGSSDPSWTAPNGDIVDVIYERVSCSPCFLKKCPYDLRCLSQIDAERVYRAAIGASRERRSDRYGGNS